The Candidatus Latescibacter sp. region TCCTTAAAAAAGAGGTACTGGCCGGCGATGAGATTGATATAATCCTTAATGGTGATAAACCTCTTAAGGGAAAGCCGGAAATCGAACTCATTGCACCGGAAGCTCTCCCAAAGGAGGCGCCGGTTCAGAAAAATCCGAACCGTAAAAGACGGAACCCGCGGTCAAGGAGCAAACGCCAGGTTGCCACAGCGGAAAAACCCCATGAACAGGATGTGATGGCCGCAAGCACCGAAACAAACAACGAACCACAAAAAGACATTCCGGTACATGCAATTACGACTATTATACAGGAAACTGTAGAGGTACAGCACGCTGTACCGGTTCAACAGCATTCTGAAACAGTTCCCGAAAATGGAGAGATTCAAAGCGTTGAATCTCTACCCGGGAAACTTAAACGTTCCGCTCCCAGGAATACAAGGGGCGGTCCCAAAAAGGGATCGGATGCTTCGCTTTCCGATAAGAATCAGGATTCCATTTCTAAAACCCGCCGTACCCGCATGATTCGCCTGAAAACAGGAGGACGACGGAGAGTTATACGGAAAGCTCCGGCTCAGAAAATCCGTGAGATCAATTAAGTAAGGAAAAAGGGCAAAGGCACAGAACATCCCAGGGATAGAGGATATAAACCTCAATCTTCTTCAGTGTCGTTGCCCTTCGTTTTAGATGATCCGGTTGATCTTTTACCTGAAAGTGGATTGTAAAATGGACAGGGAAAAAATCAAGGCAGGGGTGCTTCTTTTGCTCGAAGGAATCGGAGAGGATCCAAACCGGGAAGGACTTGTCGAAACTCCCGACCGTGTAGCTGAATTCTACACTGAATTCTTTTCCAGTCTGCAAAAAAATCCGCGCGAGGAGCTCCGTGTTTTCACTACACCGAACCATGACGAGATGATTATCCTCCGTGATGTCTCATTTACCTCGATGTGCGAGCATCACCTCCTGCCCTTCTTTGGCAAAGTGCATATTGCCTATGTCCCCGATTCCAATAAGATTGTGGGATTTTCTTCGCTGGGGAGGGTGGTTGATCTGCTTTCCAAGCGGCCGCAGCTTCAGGAACGTATGACTACAGAAATTGCCGATTACATCATAGACGCCATACACCCGAAAGGGGTTATGGTGGTCATCGAGGCCGAGCACATGTGCATGACAATCCGGGGAGTGAAAAAACCCGGCTCGAAGGTGCTGACCTCGGCCATTCGGGGCATCATGCGAACCGCGCCCTCACGGGCAGAAGCATACAGCCTGATCATGCAGGCGCGATGATGGAATTTGAAATAAGCGATAGAAAATATGATGGCAGACATCCCCTTCTTATGGGCATTCTGAATGTTACTCCGGATTCCTTTTCCGACGGCGGAAAATACTTTGATGCAGAGCGCGCGACGGCAAGGGCGCTGGAAATACAGGAAGATGGTGCAGATATTCTGGACATCGGAGGCGAATCTTCCAGGCCCGGCGCCGAACCGGTAAGCATTGAGGATGAGTTGGCCAGGGTGACTCCTGTTCTGGAAGCGATCATGCCGCGTATTTCTATTCCGGTTTCCATCGACACAACCAGGGCGGCAGTGGCAGAACGGGCGCTTGGACTCGGCGCTTCCATGGTCAATGATATATCCGCCTTGAGCTTCGACCCGCGTATGGCGGATGTGGTCTGCTCGTACGGTTGTCCGGTGGTGCTGATGCATATGGCCGGGAATCCGCGCACCATGCAAAAGTCGCCTCATTATAAGAATGTAGTGGAAGAAATCCTGCAGTTCTTCCACGATAGAATCTCGTATGCCGTGGAGTGCGATATTCCACGAAGTAGAATTTTCGTTGATCCGGGTATCGGTTTCGGGAAGACTGTGGAGCATAATCTCAGCATTCTGCGGCAGATCGGCCGGTTCCATGAGACCGGTTGCCCCATACTCATCGGCGCTTCCCGTAAAAAAATGATCGAACTTATCACCGGCGCGCCCCTGGAGGAGAGAGACTGGGGAACCGCTGCTCTCACCGCCTGGTGTGTGTTCCAGGGAGTGGAGATACAAAGGGTTCATAGTGTTAAAGCCATGCGGCAGGTCTGCGCCATGGCCGCTGCCCTCGGGGAACAGTATGGAACTGTTTAAAATCGGTTTTTTTCCTATAAGGCTCCTCGATATAGTCGATGTGACTATTGTCTCCATATTCTTTTATATTGTCTATCAGCGGATTAAGGATACGAGGGCCAAGCAGCTCATCCTCGGCCTGTTGATTCTCATCGGCGCCTCATACATGGCGGCATGGGCGCACCTGAAGGCGCTCAACGCCCTCATCAGTTTTTTCAGCGGGGCATGGCTTATCGGCATCGTGGTAATTTTCGCCCCCGAACTCCGGCACTTTCTCATCCATATCGGGCAATGGAGAGGGATGGGGTTGCTTGAGCGCCCGGCAGAACAGAAAGCGGTCGAAGAGATCGTCACAGCTGCGCGGATGCTCTCGGAAAAACAATTCGGCGCTCTTTTGGTGATTACCCGCGACAATCAGCTCGGATCGGTGGTTGAAACGGGAACTTCTTTAAATTCACAGCTTTCCTACCAGCTGCTTACCACTATTTTTACCCCGAACACCCCGCTTCACGATCTGGCTGTTGTCATCCGCGGAAATCGCCTGGCCGCCGCCAACTGCCTGCTTCCTCTTTCAGATTCACGGACGATCGACCGCGCCCTCGGCTCCAGACACCGTGCGGCAGTCGGCATAACGGAAGAAACCGATGCCATCGTGGTCGTAGTAAGTGAAGAAACCCGTCAGATTTCACTGGCCATCGATGGCAGATTGATCAGAAATCTCTCCCCCGCCGAACTTCGTAACAATCTGCTCTCTCTTTTGCACTGAGGCGGCGTGATGGTTGTAACAGAAAAAGCGTACGCCAAAATTAATCTCGGTTTGAAAATCCTGAGGAAAAGAGATGATGGATACCATGATATCCTCTCCCTTTTCCAGACTGTACATGTCCATGATACACTGTATATTTCGGATAAGGAAACTCCAGGCCTTGAAAGCAGCGGGCCCGATGTTCCGCAGGGAGAGGATAATCTGATACTGAGAGCCGAAAAGGTGTTTACCGCATTCCTGGGTATCAATACCCGCGCTCACTTCCAGTTGAACAAGAGAATTCCACTTGGCGCCGGTCTCGGCGGAGGTTCCGCGGATGCCGCAGCGGCTCTGCGCGGCCTCAGGCGTTTCTACCATGCTCATTCGCTGTCTGTCACAGCGATGGAAGAAATGTCGGCGAAACTGGGTTCCGATGTGCCCTTTCTTCTCAAGGGAGGCACGGCTGCGGTAACCGGAAGAGGGGAGCGCATTGCTCCAATTGATTGGCCATTCGATTTTACCTATGTCATAG contains the following coding sequences:
- the folE gene encoding GTP cyclohydrolase I FolE, producing the protein MDREKIKAGVLLLLEGIGEDPNREGLVETPDRVAEFYTEFFSSLQKNPREELRVFTTPNHDEMIILRDVSFTSMCEHHLLPFFGKVHIAYVPDSNKIVGFSSLGRVVDLLSKRPQLQERMTTEIADYIIDAIHPKGVMVVIEAEHMCMTIRGVKKPGSKVLTSAIRGIMRTAPSRAEAYSLIMQAR
- the folP gene encoding dihydropteroate synthase — encoded protein: MMEFEISDRKYDGRHPLLMGILNVTPDSFSDGGKYFDAERATARALEIQEDGADILDIGGESSRPGAEPVSIEDELARVTPVLEAIMPRISIPVSIDTTRAAVAERALGLGASMVNDISALSFDPRMADVVCSYGCPVVLMHMAGNPRTMQKSPHYKNVVEEILQFFHDRISYAVECDIPRSRIFVDPGIGFGKTVEHNLSILRQIGRFHETGCPILIGASRKKMIELITGAPLEERDWGTAALTAWCVFQGVEIQRVHSVKAMRQVCAMAAALGEQYGTV
- the cdaA gene encoding diadenylate cyclase CdaA, with product MELFKIGFFPIRLLDIVDVTIVSIFFYIVYQRIKDTRAKQLILGLLILIGASYMAAWAHLKALNALISFFSGAWLIGIVVIFAPELRHFLIHIGQWRGMGLLERPAEQKAVEEIVTAARMLSEKQFGALLVITRDNQLGSVVETGTSLNSQLSYQLLTTIFTPNTPLHDLAVVIRGNRLAAANCLLPLSDSRTIDRALGSRHRAAVGITEETDAIVVVVSEETRQISLAIDGRLIRNLSPAELRNNLLSLLH
- the ispE gene encoding 4-(cytidine 5'-diphospho)-2-C-methyl-D-erythritol kinase, with translation MVVTEKAYAKINLGLKILRKRDDGYHDILSLFQTVHVHDTLYISDKETPGLESSGPDVPQGEDNLILRAEKVFTAFLGINTRAHFQLNKRIPLGAGLGGGSADAAAALRGLRRFYHAHSLSVTAMEEMSAKLGSDVPFLLKGGTAAVTGRGERIAPIDWPFDFTYVIVYPGFAVSTEWAYRSLKGFSGNSDSFFGMIGQLQAGTLRKDELFRVLVNDFESIVLPEYPVLGEIKTGMLAQGARASLLTGSGSSMVGIFENEHEACRCAGKFRNEQWSVFTVKASPPLLFETFAAPGNCSGD